From the genome of Vitis riparia cultivar Riparia Gloire de Montpellier isolate 1030 chromosome 2, EGFV_Vit.rip_1.0, whole genome shotgun sequence, one region includes:
- the LOC117907406 gene encoding protein FIP2 has product MSAPARKFPAPCWTHDETVALIDAYREKWYSLRRGNLRAADWDAVSAAVSLRCHLAAPSKTSVQCRHKIEKLRQRYRAEKQRCVAYPGGFCSSWVFFANMDSMEHGSNQSQTSDDPNPNFDFDGNKFHLKSSPNPGFDEEEGCGLKSVGDGSLVPPGPRANNCGKINGYSNINLVSDAGGGFLVKAPVGRNLESLELKSKVYSNSDGNVKAKLDFNHYDDDRMDAGRRFRLKMQGVEDMILSGIRSKNYGMIDGNSNSNLSDDINGDGFWMKNPRGRNYAHSNSNPKLDSRVLNGRSGSLRLGFGKESGVRGIKRETDPISEMVSSIRLLGEGFVKMEKMKMDMAREIEKMRMEMEMKRSEMLLESQQQIVDTFMKGFLEKKKKKAKMVPSEF; this is encoded by the coding sequence ATGTCCGCTCCTGCTCGCAAGTTTCCGGCGCCCTGCTGGACCCACGACGAAACCGTAGCCCTCATCGACGCCTACCGTGAAAAATGGTACTCTCTCCGCCGCGGCAACCTCCGTGCCGCCGACTGGGACGCCGTTTCTGCCGCGGTCTCCCTTCGCTGCCACCTTGCGGCGCCCTCCAAGACCTCTGTCCAGTGCCGCCACAAGATCGAGAAGCTTCGCCAGCGCTACCGCGCCGAGAAGCAGAGGTGCGTCGCGTACCCTGGAGGATTTTGCTCTTCTTGGGTCTTCTTCGCCAACATGGATTCTATGGAACATGGATCCAACCAGAGTCAGACTTCAGATGATCCGAACCCTAATTTTGATTTCGATGGTAacaaatttcatttgaaaagtaGCCCTAATCCTGGCTTTGACGAAGAAGAAGGGTGTGGCTTGAAATCCGTTGGTGATGGGAGTTTAGTGCCTCCAGGGCCTAGAGCAAATAATTGTGGCAAGATTAATGGGTATTCTAACATTAATCTTGTTTCTGATGCTGGAGGTGGATTTCTTGTGAAAGCACCGGTTGGTAGGAATTTAGAATCTTTGGAACTCAAATCGAAAGTTTATAGTAACAGTGATGGGAATGTGAAAGCAAAACTTGATTTCAACCACTATGATGATGATAGGATGGATGCAGGAAGAAGGTTCCGCCTCAAAATGCAAGGTGTTGAAGATATGATACTTTCAGGTATTAGGTCAAAGAATTATGGCATGATAGATGGAAATTCCAATTCAAATCTTAGTGATGATATTAATGGAGATGGGTTTTGGATGAAAAACCCAAGGGGTCGAAATTATGCTCATAGTAATTCAAATCCAAAGCTTGATTCTAGGGTTTTGAATGGCCGTTCTGGGTCATTAAGATTAGGTTTTGGGAAGGAGAGTGGGGTTAGAGGGATTAAGAGAGAGACAGATCCAATTTCAGAGATGGTCTCATCAATTAGGTTGTTGGGAGAAGGGTTTGTGAAGATggagaagatgaagatggataTGGCTAGGGAGATTGAAAAAATGCGAATGGAGATGGAGATGAAGCGCAGTGAGATGTTGCTGGAGTCTCAGCAACAGATTGTTGATACTTTTATGAAGGGGTTtttggagaagaagaaaaagaaggcgAAGATGGTGCCTTCTGAGTTCTGA